From one Streptomyces sp. R41 genomic stretch:
- a CDS encoding sulfate adenylyltransferase subunit 1, translating to MTSTTIDTLRFATAGSVDDGKSTLVGRLLHDSKSVLTDQLEAVERVSASRGQDAPDLALLTDGLRAEREQGITIDVAYRYFATARRRFILADTPGHVQYTRNMVTGASTAELAIILVDARHGVVEQTHRHAAVAALLRVPHVVLAVNKMDLVGHEEKDFEHIAEDFAGHAAELDLPGFTPIPVSALCGDNVVERSAHMGWYEGPALLEFLETVPVGSDVSAAPARFPVQYVIRHDEVRHYAGQLVSGELRVGNRVTVHPSGETSEIVAIDVLGKDADVAYAPQSLTLRLADERDVSRGDMITAGPDAPALTQDVRAAVCHLADRALRVGDRVLVRHTTRTVKAIVKDLGGAAELTANDLGRITLRTAEPLALDDYADSRRTGAFILVDPADGATLTAGMADLS from the coding sequence ATGACCAGCACCACCATCGACACCCTGAGGTTTGCCACGGCGGGCTCCGTCGACGACGGCAAATCCACGCTCGTCGGACGTCTGCTGCACGACTCCAAGTCCGTCCTGACGGACCAGCTCGAGGCCGTCGAGCGCGTCTCGGCCAGCCGCGGCCAGGACGCCCCCGACCTCGCCCTCCTCACCGACGGCCTGCGCGCCGAGCGCGAACAGGGCATCACCATCGACGTCGCCTACCGCTACTTCGCCACCGCGCGCCGCCGCTTCATCCTCGCCGACACCCCAGGCCATGTGCAGTACACACGGAACATGGTCACCGGCGCCTCGACCGCCGAGCTGGCGATCATCCTGGTCGACGCCCGTCACGGCGTGGTCGAGCAGACCCATCGGCACGCCGCCGTCGCCGCGCTGCTGCGCGTCCCCCACGTCGTCCTCGCCGTGAACAAGATGGACCTCGTCGGGCACGAGGAGAAGGACTTCGAACACATCGCCGAAGACTTCGCCGGCCACGCGGCCGAGTTGGACCTGCCGGGCTTCACGCCGATCCCGGTGTCCGCGCTGTGCGGTGACAATGTGGTGGAGCGTTCGGCGCACATGGGCTGGTACGAGGGTCCGGCGCTCCTTGAGTTCCTGGAGACCGTGCCGGTGGGCTCCGACGTGTCGGCCGCTCCGGCGCGCTTCCCGGTGCAGTACGTCATCCGGCACGACGAAGTCCGCCACTACGCGGGCCAGTTGGTGTCAGGAGAGCTGCGCGTCGGCAACCGCGTCACGGTCCACCCGTCCGGCGAGACCTCCGAGATCGTCGCCATCGACGTACTCGGCAAGGACGCCGACGTGGCGTACGCGCCCCAGTCGTTGACGCTGCGCCTGGCCGACGAGCGTGATGTCTCGCGCGGCGACATGATCACGGCCGGGCCCGACGCGCCCGCGCTCACGCAGGACGTCCGGGCGGCCGTCTGCCATCTGGCCGACCGCGCGCTGCGGGTCGGCGACCGGGTGCTGGTCAGGCACACCACGCGGACCGTGAAGGCGATCGTCAAGGACCTGGGCGGCGCGGCGGAGCTGACCGCGAACGACCTCGGCCGGATCACCCTGCGCACCGCCGAGCCGCTCGCGCTCGACGACTACGCCGACTCCCGTCGCACCGGCGCGTTCATCCTGGTCGACCCGGCGGACGGTGCGACGCTGACGGCGGGGATGGCCGACCTCTCGTAG
- the cysD gene encoding sulfate adenylyltransferase subunit CysD: MTASTAERAFTLSHLDALESEAVHIFREVAGEFERPVILFSGGKDSIVMLHLALKAFAPAAVPFSLLHVDTGHNFPEVLEYRDRTVKKHGLRLHVASVQDYIDRGVLRERPDGTRNPLQTVPLTEKIQSERFDAVFGGGRRDEEKARAKERVFSLRDEFSQWDPRRQRPELWQLYNGRHAPGEHVRVFPLSNWTELDVWQYIAREGIELPEIYFAHQREVFKRSGMWLTAGDWGGPENGETVEKRLVRYRTVGDMSCTGAVDSDATTLDAVIAEIAASRLTERGATRADDKMSEAAMEDRKREGYF; this comes from the coding sequence GTGACCGCTTCCACGGCTGAGCGTGCCTTTACGCTGTCGCACCTGGATGCGCTGGAGTCCGAGGCCGTTCATATCTTCCGCGAGGTCGCGGGCGAGTTCGAGCGGCCGGTGATCCTCTTCTCCGGCGGCAAGGACTCCATCGTCATGCTGCACCTGGCGCTGAAGGCCTTCGCCCCCGCGGCGGTCCCCTTCTCACTGCTGCACGTGGACACCGGACACAACTTCCCCGAAGTCCTCGAATACCGCGACCGCACGGTCAAAAAGCACGGCCTGCGCCTCCATGTCGCCTCCGTACAGGACTACATCGACCGCGGTGTGCTCCGCGAGCGCCCCGACGGCACCCGCAACCCGCTGCAGACCGTGCCACTCACCGAGAAGATCCAGTCCGAACGCTTCGACGCCGTCTTCGGCGGCGGACGCCGCGACGAGGAAAAAGCCCGCGCCAAGGAACGCGTCTTCTCGCTGCGCGACGAGTTCTCCCAGTGGGACCCACGCCGCCAGCGCCCCGAACTGTGGCAGCTCTACAACGGCCGCCACGCCCCCGGCGAACACGTCCGCGTCTTCCCGCTGTCCAACTGGACCGAGCTCGACGTGTGGCAGTACATCGCCCGCGAGGGCATCGAACTGCCCGAGATCTACTTCGCGCACCAGCGTGAGGTCTTCAAGCGGTCCGGCATGTGGCTGACCGCCGGTGACTGGGGCGGCCCCGAGAACGGCGAGACGGTCGAGAAGCGGCTCGTCCGCTACCGCACCGTCGGTGACATGTCCTGCACGGGAGCCGTCGACTCCGACGCGACCACGCTGGACGCCGTCATCGCCGAGATCGCCGCCTCCCGCCTCACCGAGCGCGGCGCCACCCGCGCCGACGACAAGATGTCCGAGGCCGCGATGGAAGACCGCAAGCGCGAGGGGTACTTCTAG
- the cysC gene encoding adenylyl-sulfate kinase, producing MTTTARAQGATVWLTGLPSAGKTTIARLLGSRLRAEGHRVEVLDGDEIRRFLSAGLGFSREDRNTNVQRIGLVAEVLARNGVLAVVPVIAPYADSREAVRGRHEASGTPYVEVHVATPVEVCSERDVKGLYARQAAGRLSGLTGVDDPYEPPLDPALTLETHLQTPEESAACVYAVLAARGLV from the coding sequence ATGACCACCACGGCAAGGGCTCAGGGAGCCACCGTCTGGCTCACGGGCCTGCCGAGCGCGGGCAAGACGACCATCGCACGCCTTCTGGGCAGCCGCCTGAGGGCCGAGGGGCACCGCGTGGAGGTCCTCGACGGGGACGAGATCCGCCGCTTCCTCTCCGCCGGCCTCGGCTTCTCCCGTGAGGACCGCAACACCAACGTGCAGCGCATCGGCCTGGTCGCCGAGGTCCTCGCACGCAACGGCGTCCTTGCCGTGGTGCCCGTCATCGCCCCGTACGCCGACAGCCGCGAGGCCGTCCGGGGGCGCCACGAGGCGAGCGGGACGCCCTACGTCGAGGTGCATGTCGCCACCCCGGTCGAGGTGTGCAGCGAGCGCGATGTGAAGGGGCTGTACGCCCGGCAGGCCGCGGGCCGGCTCAGCGGGCTGACCGGTGTCGACGATCCGTACGAGCCGCCCCTCGACCCGGCGCTCACGCTGGAGACGCACCTGCAGACGCCCGAGGAGTCCGCGGCCTGTGTGTACGCGGTGCTCGCGGCGCGGGGGCTCGTGTGA